Proteins co-encoded in one Lepus europaeus isolate LE1 unplaced genomic scaffold, mLepTim1.pri SCAFFOLD_714, whole genome shotgun sequence genomic window:
- the LOC133755677 gene encoding nuclear pore complex protein Nup50-like, which translates to MAKRIAEKELTDKNWDQEDEAEEVGTFSVASEEVLKNRAIKKAKRRNVGFEPDAGGAFKGFKGLVVPSGGGGFSGFGGGPGGKPLEGLSNGNSTSAPPLTSAKAAAEPKAVFGSVTANGPAALLDKKIANPKTNGNSPQLPAGLAASAYHKQLAALNCSVRDWIVKHVNTNPLCDLSPIFKDYEKYLANIEQQRGSSSSENEMNRMSADTQPPSLFDSTNVGQESAFLFPGNKIEDSSDKKMEVASDKKVETPLAATSASFSFGKKVDSSVLGSLSSGPLTGFSFSPGNSSLFSKDGTQSKPAASPFSTKTLESQAE; encoded by the coding sequence ATGGCCAAAAGAATTGCCGAGAAGGAATTGACAGACAAGAATTGGGATCAAGAGGATGAAGCTGAAGAGGTGGGGACGTTCTCAgtggccagtgaggaagtcttgAAGAATAGAGCCATAAAGAAAGCAAAGCGTAGAAATGTTGGATTTGAACCAGATGCTGGAGGGGcctttaaaggatttaaaggcTTGGTGGTGCCTTCCGGAGGAGGAGGGTTTTCTGGCTTTGGTGGAGGCCCTGGAGGGAAGCCCCTAGAAGGACTGTCCAATGGAAACAGCACAAGTGCCCCTCCGCTCACCAGCGCAAAGGCGGCAGCAGAGCCCAAGGCGGTCTTTGGTTCTGTGACTGCAAATGGCCCTGCTGCTTTGCTCGATAAAAAGATTGCAAATCCCAAAACGAATGGCAACAGCCCGCAGCTGCCCGCCGGCCTGGCGGCGAGCGCGTACCACAAGCAGCTGGCGGCCCTCAACTGCTCTGTTCGGGATTGGATAGTGAAGCACGTGAACACAAACCCGCTCTGTGACCTGAGCCCCATCTTCAAAGACTACGAGAAATACTTGGCAAATATTGAACAGCAGCGTGGCAGTAGCAGTTCCGAAAATGAAATGAACAGAATGTCGGCTGACACACAGCCTCCTTCCCTGTTTGATTCAACAAACGTGGGGCAAGAATCCGCATTTTTGTTTCCTGGCAACAAAATTGAGGATTCGTCCGACAAGAAGATGGAGGTCGCGTCTGACAAGAAGGTGGAGACGCCACTGGCAGCGACAAGTGCCTCGTTTAGTTTTGGCAAGAAAGTTGATAGCTCTGTTTTGGGCTCCTTGAGCTCTGGTCCCCTGACTGGCTTTTCATTTTCCCCTGGAAACTCCAGTTTATTCAGCAAAGATGGTACCCAGAGTAAACCCGCTGCTTCGCCATTTTCCACTAAAACGCTAGAGAGCCAAGCagaag